Part of the Candidatus Omnitrophota bacterium genome is shown below.
ATAGGTCAGCAATATAGCGTTCGGAATCCTGCCTTATGGGCATAAACAAATCATAAGGGTTGCCGCTTATGCCTAATTCAGAAAGTAAATCCAGATTATATTCTGCTTCATGTTTGCGGCCTTCCTGCTTTTTATGCGCTTTCCGAAAGTTAACCAGAAAACCCAATTTACGGTCGTAGCCCAGGCGAAGCGGGATACCCGCTAAAAAGGTTATCAAATGCAGGCGGTTAGTCGGATGCAAAATGACGGCTAAATCAAACTTCTTCTTTTTTAACCTGCCGGCGAATTTTATGCTGCGCCACCAACTTTTATGTTTGCCGTCCTTATCATATATAATAACTTCGTCCAAATAAGGATTACCCTCGACGATATCTTTGGCATAAGGAGCCACAAGCATCGCAATATAAGCCTGCGGAAATTTTTGCCTCAAGGCTTTGATCACCGGTGTAGATAAAAGCACGTCTCCTATCCGGTCAGTGCGGCTGATAAGAATCCTGTGGTATTGCTTATCCATGTTTTCAGAAATTTCCTCAGCATTACCTGCCAATACAGATTTAACCTGGCTAAATACCTCATCCGGCTTTATGCAAGCCATACATGCCAGTGTGCCAAAACGGCATTGCGCTTTTTCACAGGGCCGGCAGAAAATATCTTTTTTTACAACTACGCTATTCTCTGACCAAGGAGCATATTTAGTTTCATTTGTGGGCCCGAATATGGCAACAACCGGCACATTCAAATAGCTGGCCAAATGCATCACCGCGCTATCATTAGAGACCAGAAGCTTTGCTTTCTTTAACAAAACGGCAAGTTGGCCTAAAGTTGTTTTCGCGCAAAGATCAACAACTCCGGAGCAAGAGTTATGGATATACGAGCAGACAGGTTGATCTACCTTGTCTCCCACCAAAACTATACCATAATTCTCTTTGAGCAGCCGGCTGCAAAGCTGGCTGAAATTTTGTTTATCCCAACACTTAATCTGGCTCCTTGAGCCCGGGGCAACCGCGATTAATTTAGCGTAATCTGTTAACTTTTTTTCATTTAAAATACTCTCGATATAACTGGTATCTTGAGGAGTAATATTCAATGCTTGATGCTTTTTGCTGCCTGCAGGATAATCGGAAAAACCCGCCCAGAACAGGTGCCTGTCCTTCATATGCTTGACCTTCTTTGGAATTAAGCGTAAAGGCAAGCTTCTTTTTTT
Proteins encoded:
- the waaF gene encoding lipopolysaccharide heptosyltransferase II; the protein is MKILFITLSNIGDCILTLPVLDLLKEKYPQAKITCLVSPRPKEIFTNNPAIDKVVIFDKHIKLVQKLELFISLSREKFDLVVDLRNSFFGAFLPAKKRSLPLRLIPKKVKHMKDRHLFWAGFSDYPAGSKKHQALNITPQDTSYIESILNEKKLTDYAKLIAVAPGSRSQIKCWDKQNFSQLCSRLLKENYGIVLVGDKVDQPVCSYIHNSCSGVVDLCAKTTLGQLAVLLKKAKLLVSNDSAVMHLASYLNVPVVAIFGPTNETKYAPWSENSVVVKKDIFCRPCEKAQCRFGTLACMACIKPDEVFSQVKSVLAGNAEEISENMDKQYHRILISRTDRIGDVLLSTPVIKALRQKFPQAYIAMLVAPYAKDIVEGNPYLDEVIIYDKDGKHKSWWRSIKFAGRLKKKKFDLAVILHPTNRLHLITFLAGIPLRLGYDRKLGFLVNFRKAHKKQEGRKHEAEYNLDLLSELGISGNPYDLFMPIRQDSERYIADLFSKEGINPQDRILAVNPGASCPSKIWPVENFARVAEKLARIHNFKIIILGGPKEIHLANKVAYEIKGKVINLAGKTSVSQLASIFKRCSLFISNDSGPVHIASAVGVPVISIFGRNQAGLSPRRWGPLGKRDKYLHKDVGCIQCLAHNCRKEFACLKAITVEDAVSAAESILKYDKT